The Salegentibacter mishustinae genome includes a window with the following:
- a CDS encoding pirin family protein — MKTKNIELVASPPNPHFVGDGFRVHNFIPSGFRMDMERMSPFILLDYNSKFTFPPSDKPKGVGVHPHRGFETVTIAYKGKVAHHDSSGGGGIIGEGDVQWMTAASGVLHKEYHEAEFSKRGGDFQMVQLWVNLPAKDKMSKPKYQAISQAEMAIHSLPGDAGLIEVIAGNYNDSKGPASTFTPLHMFNARLNEKAKASFSFPSHYNTGVLVIEGSIKVNDSEIALTDHFVLFENEGESFTVEALEKSVALILSGEPINEPIAAQGPFVMNTKQEIREAINDFNMGKFGYLED, encoded by the coding sequence ATGAAAACTAAAAATATAGAATTAGTTGCAAGCCCACCCAATCCTCATTTTGTAGGAGATGGCTTTAGGGTCCATAACTTTATCCCTAGTGGTTTTAGAATGGATATGGAGCGAATGAGTCCTTTTATATTGTTGGACTACAATTCAAAATTTACTTTTCCTCCCTCAGATAAACCAAAGGGAGTTGGCGTACATCCACATCGGGGATTCGAAACCGTAACTATTGCCTACAAAGGCAAAGTTGCACATCATGATAGTAGTGGTGGCGGTGGAATTATAGGTGAAGGAGATGTTCAATGGATGACAGCCGCTTCGGGAGTTCTTCATAAAGAATATCATGAGGCAGAATTTAGTAAGAGAGGTGGCGACTTCCAAATGGTTCAATTATGGGTCAACCTGCCGGCAAAGGATAAAATGTCAAAACCTAAATACCAGGCAATTTCGCAAGCTGAAATGGCAATCCATTCATTACCTGGTGATGCAGGGCTTATAGAAGTTATTGCTGGAAACTACAATGACTCTAAAGGACCGGCAAGTACATTTACCCCCTTGCATATGTTTAATGCCAGGTTAAATGAAAAAGCTAAGGCAAGCTTCTCATTTCCTTCTCATTATAATACCGGGGTATTGGTTATTGAGGGGAGCATAAAAGTGAATGATTCAGAAATTGCACTAACAGATCATTTTGTGCTTTTCGAGAATGAAGGTGAATCTTTTACTGTTGAAGCCCTGGAAAAATCTGTTGCTCTAATTTTAAGTGGAGAGCCAATTAACGAACCTATCGCAGCTCAAGGTCCATTTGTAATGAACACTAAGCAGGAAATTAGGGAGGCTATCAATGATTTTAATATGGGAAAATTCGGTTACCTTGAAGATTAA
- a CDS encoding GNAT family N-acetyltransferase: MAYTLYQNTVDHRFEVKLNDQIAFVNYKLHKDVISLIHTEVPKELSGKGVGSFLARNVLEFAKKQQLEVKPYCPFIKSYIDKHPEYQFISRLHQN, encoded by the coding sequence ATGGCATATACTTTATACCAAAATACCGTTGATCATAGATTTGAAGTCAAGCTGAATGACCAAATTGCCTTTGTAAATTACAAACTACACAAAGATGTGATTAGTTTGATACATACTGAAGTTCCAAAGGAATTAAGCGGGAAGGGAGTAGGATCTTTTTTAGCCAGGAATGTTTTAGAATTTGCTAAAAAACAGCAACTAGAAGTAAAACCATATTGTCCTTTTATCAAATCGTATATAGATAAGCATCCGGAATATCAGTTTATTTCCAGGTTGCATCAAAATTGA
- a CDS encoding Crp/Fnr family transcriptional regulator translates to MNFSQYLIEKFGVQESDLAYIKELAEIKKISAGSFLLKPGEICNHTFFVEKGLLRLYSLSENGKEHILQFASENWLVSDRDSVFFKEPSKFYIETIENSHLIPINDKIINKIAELTPSFREKNEILLHNHIRHLNQRINLLLSASAKTRYLEFVKLYPDLQLRIPQWMVASYLGITPESLSRVRKGLADRP, encoded by the coding sequence ATGAATTTTTCTCAGTACTTAATAGAAAAGTTTGGTGTCCAGGAGTCAGACCTTGCCTATATCAAAGAATTAGCCGAGATCAAGAAAATTTCAGCAGGATCCTTTCTCCTAAAACCGGGGGAAATATGCAATCATACTTTCTTTGTTGAAAAGGGCTTATTGCGTTTATATTCCCTTTCTGAAAATGGAAAAGAGCACATCCTACAATTCGCATCAGAGAACTGGCTGGTCAGTGATAGGGATAGTGTATTCTTCAAGGAACCCTCTAAATTTTATATTGAAACTATTGAGAATTCTCATTTGATTCCTATTAATGACAAGATCATAAATAAAATTGCAGAGCTAACACCTAGCTTCAGAGAGAAAAATGAAATTTTACTACATAACCATATCCGCCATTTAAATCAACGAATTAATCTGCTCCTCAGTGCTTCCGCAAAAACCAGATATTTGGAATTCGTTAAGTTGTATCCAGACTTGCAACTTAGGATACCCCAGTGGATGGTGGCTTCTTACCTTGGCATAACCCCTGAAAGTTTAAGCAGGGTGCGCAAAGGTCTGGCTGATAGACCCTAA
- the lepB gene encoding signal peptidase I, giving the protein MTFSQWFLLFVGIQVIHFLGTFKLYKKAGRKPWEAAIPIYNAVVLMKIINRPWWWTILLFIPIVNLIMFPVLWVETVRSFGKHSKLDTWLAILTFGFYIYYLNYFLDVSYINDRSLKPRTSVGEWVSSILFGIIAATIVHTYFIQPYTIPSSSLEKTLLVGDFLLVSKINYGARIPMTTIAAPMVHDTIPGLGKSYLFNDEKEEKNSSWINKFQFPYLRFPGFEKIERNDLVVFNQPADTLLDMNDFSPERNYYKPVDKKTNLVKRAVGVPGDTLEIKEGYIYINGKRTVLPDRAKPQYNFFINTQGQAIDQNLLNKRYGAREGLKYPTGKFALNKDGGYLLTLTDSEANLISKNPVVKDVRKLLSKPGEPQSVFPYIDTLSWNLDNYGPIYIPKKGSTVKLNKSNLPFYKRIISEYEDNQIQIKNGEIFINGLQTDAYTFKQDYYWMMGDNRQNSLDARKWGYVPFDHVVGKPVFIWLSLNNMEEGWNKIRWDRMFTTVGGEGKPRSYLVYFIVLLLIIFGIQKVLKNKRH; this is encoded by the coding sequence ATGACATTTTCTCAATGGTTTCTACTTTTCGTAGGAATTCAAGTGATCCATTTCTTAGGTACCTTTAAACTCTATAAAAAAGCAGGAAGAAAACCCTGGGAAGCAGCAATTCCTATTTATAATGCTGTGGTTTTAATGAAAATTATAAACAGGCCTTGGTGGTGGACTATTTTATTATTTATTCCAATTGTAAACCTTATAATGTTCCCTGTCCTTTGGGTGGAAACAGTTAGAAGTTTTGGGAAACATTCAAAATTAGACACATGGTTGGCAATATTAACCTTTGGGTTTTATATTTATTACCTCAATTATTTCCTGGATGTTTCCTATATAAACGACAGAAGCCTTAAACCAAGAACTTCCGTTGGTGAATGGGTTAGTTCTATTCTATTCGGGATTATTGCGGCCACAATTGTGCACACTTACTTTATACAGCCATATACCATACCATCTTCATCCTTAGAAAAAACCTTATTAGTAGGTGATTTTTTATTGGTTAGTAAGATCAATTATGGAGCAAGGATACCTATGACTACCATTGCGGCGCCAATGGTTCATGATACTATCCCCGGCTTAGGTAAATCGTACCTTTTTAATGATGAGAAAGAGGAAAAAAATTCTTCCTGGATCAATAAATTTCAATTCCCATATTTGAGATTTCCCGGTTTTGAAAAAATTGAAAGAAATGATTTAGTAGTGTTCAACCAGCCAGCGGATACTCTCTTGGATATGAATGATTTTAGTCCAGAGCGTAATTATTATAAGCCTGTCGATAAAAAAACCAATCTGGTAAAAAGGGCTGTTGGGGTACCTGGGGACACTTTAGAAATCAAGGAGGGATATATCTATATAAATGGTAAGCGAACAGTTTTACCCGATCGAGCAAAACCTCAATATAACTTTTTTATAAATACTCAGGGACAAGCAATAGACCAAAACTTACTGAATAAAAGATATGGAGCTCGGGAAGGTTTGAAATATCCAACTGGAAAATTCGCATTAAATAAAGATGGAGGCTATTTGTTAACCCTTACCGATTCTGAAGCAAATTTGATCAGTAAAAATCCAGTGGTTAAAGACGTTAGAAAACTATTAAGTAAACCGGGTGAACCTCAAAGTGTATTTCCATATATAGACACCTTATCCTGGAATTTGGATAACTACGGCCCTATTTATATTCCAAAGAAAGGCTCAACCGTCAAATTAAATAAAAGCAACTTACCTTTTTATAAAAGAATTATTAGCGAATATGAGGACAACCAGATACAAATAAAAAACGGTGAGATATTTATAAATGGTTTACAAACGGACGCTTATACATTTAAGCAGGATTATTACTGGATGATGGGTGATAACCGTCAGAATTCATTAGATGCCCGGAAATGGGGATATGTTCCATTTGATCATGTAGTTGGTAAGCCTGTATTTATCTGGTTAAGCTTAAATAATATGGAGGAAGGATGGAATAAAATCAGATGGGATAGGATGTTTACCACAGTTGGAGGCGAAGGGAAACCACGGTCATATTTAGTATATTTTATTGTCTTACTATTAATAATTTTTGGTATTCAAAAAGTTTTAAAAAATAAACGACATTAA
- a CDS encoding TlpA family protein disulfide reductase — protein sequence MTYHSYKTNQEKKPITKHIKTIGAILGKIEKSLFLIIFLSLLVSCKEALKTPESEDKDSNKIVIDLKNTSDELFSFEPLFSETPVYSLEKKYPEYYDKKLQKFKGLPSVDSFRIVTKNFQLKPFIQNLYEDGFIRKDKALETFEASELKNLSARVDTLYFQLNIFSGFRGNKQLIIADLDHDNNFANDETLEFQIDYRNKKHIEKNENIPVLNLPYEVFLNDEIYSLKRGIKIYPETKHPHIYLFEDNVLDDTTNEYTVMLKFIDYKKGEHQLNDMDYSFGVQGLYGEFMRLKIIPNSITNPKSRKSDNFLYSISDTLRAGNKFYEIESVSGDLAKLTLKKIDIDTEKFTGYRIGDKIDNFNLLTLESKKVNLLESINKNKPYTLLDFWGTWCAPCIKGLPELKDFHNEFSEKVNLMSFALDKNISDVKEFSMENDMSWQHFFINSNNRKGSIIAGMNITKYPTFILLNEDFEIIYEGNSGSLAEIKKLIE from the coding sequence TTGACTTATCACTCTTATAAGACTAATCAGGAAAAAAAACCAATTACAAAGCACATCAAAACAATAGGTGCCATATTAGGAAAAATTGAAAAGTCTCTCTTTTTAATAATCTTTTTAAGTCTTTTAGTAAGCTGTAAAGAAGCTTTAAAAACCCCAGAATCTGAAGATAAGGACAGTAATAAAATAGTAATTGATCTTAAAAATACATCTGATGAGCTATTTAGTTTTGAACCACTTTTTTCAGAAACACCGGTGTATTCTTTAGAAAAAAAATATCCAGAATATTATGATAAAAAACTACAGAAATTTAAAGGATTACCGTCAGTAGACTCATTTAGAATAGTTACCAAAAATTTTCAATTAAAGCCTTTCATTCAAAATCTTTACGAAGATGGATTTATCAGAAAGGACAAAGCACTTGAAACATTTGAAGCTAGTGAATTAAAAAATTTATCTGCAAGAGTAGACACTTTGTATTTTCAGTTAAACATTTTTTCTGGTTTTAGGGGGAACAAACAGCTAATAATAGCAGATCTGGATCACGATAATAATTTTGCAAATGATGAAACCCTAGAATTTCAGATAGATTATAGAAATAAAAAACATATTGAAAAAAATGAAAATATTCCAGTCCTAAATCTCCCTTATGAAGTCTTTCTAAATGATGAAATTTATAGTCTAAAAAGAGGCATCAAAATATATCCAGAAACTAAGCATCCGCACATTTATTTATTTGAAGATAATGTATTAGATGATACTACGAATGAGTATACTGTAATGCTGAAGTTTATAGATTACAAAAAGGGAGAGCATCAATTGAACGATATGGATTATTCATTCGGAGTTCAAGGATTGTATGGAGAATTTATGCGATTAAAAATAATACCAAACTCCATTACAAATCCTAAAAGCAGAAAATCTGATAATTTTTTGTATTCAATCTCAGATACATTGCGGGCTGGCAATAAATTTTATGAAATTGAAAGTGTTTCAGGAGATTTAGCCAAACTTACACTGAAAAAGATAGATATTGATACCGAGAAATTTACCGGGTATAGAATTGGTGATAAGATTGATAACTTCAACTTACTTACATTAGAATCTAAAAAGGTCAACTTATTAGAGTCTATCAATAAAAATAAGCCATACACGCTACTTGACTTTTGGGGTACCTGGTGTGCTCCTTGTATTAAAGGTCTTCCCGAACTGAAGGATTTTCATAATGAATTTTCAGAAAAGGTAAATCTAATGAGTTTTGCTCTTGACAAAAATATAAGTGACGTGAAAGAATTCAGTATGGAGAATGATATGTCCTGGCAGCATTTTTTTATTAATAGCAATAATCGAAAAGGCAGCATAATTGCAGGTATGAATATAACGAAGTATCCCACTTTTATTTTATTAAATGAAGATTTTGAAATAATCTACGAAGGGAATTCAGGTTCCTTAGCTGAAATTAAAAAGTTGATAGAGTAG
- a CDS encoding RNA polymerase sigma factor, which produces MLQRIFELLQQGHPDALEFIHTKYHRNIFWVGKQILDDDFAVETLVQDTFLILWEKRDRIERPEHIYYFLRMVMKRECYTYYVRPKNKFFKTVNSLESFENYQEYLHGYDPEKDDLHLLNHEIQQKAFDRISRVLPLLSPERRRLIELCLKYDFRYKAIGQLMGTSITHTSNEVKKAIVDIKNIICQRSIQETKPKPVLAVKIQREMTQEQEKVLQLRTERQYSFAAIAKELNLSEKEVHQEFMSAYKLMQLKHEQQQSA; this is translated from the coding sequence ATGTTACAGCGTATTTTTGAATTATTACAACAAGGACATCCCGATGCCTTGGAGTTTATCCATACAAAGTACCACCGCAATATCTTCTGGGTGGGCAAGCAAATTCTGGATGATGATTTTGCCGTGGAAACCCTGGTGCAGGATACCTTTCTAATACTATGGGAGAAAAGGGATCGGATAGAACGACCCGAACATATTTACTATTTCCTACGAATGGTAATGAAGAGGGAATGCTACACCTACTATGTTCGTCCTAAAAATAAATTTTTCAAAACCGTCAATTCCTTAGAAAGTTTCGAAAACTACCAGGAGTATTTGCACGGTTATGATCCAGAAAAAGATGATCTGCACTTATTAAATCACGAGATTCAACAAAAAGCTTTTGACCGGATAAGTCGTGTTTTACCCTTACTCAGTCCTGAAAGACGACGCCTGATTGAACTCTGTTTAAAGTATGATTTTCGCTATAAAGCTATTGGTCAATTAATGGGAACCAGTATTACCCACACCAGCAACGAGGTAAAAAAGGCTATCGTGGATATTAAAAATATCATTTGCCAGCGGAGTATTCAGGAAACAAAACCAAAACCAGTTCTGGCAGTAAAGATTCAGAGGGAGATGACCCAGGAACAGGAAAAGGTCTTGCAGCTGCGCACGGAAAGACAATACTCCTTTGCAGCTATTGCCAAAGAATTGAACCTTTCCGAAAAGGAAGTGCACCAGGAATTTATGTCCGCCTATAAGCTGATGCAATTAAAACACGAACAACAACAATCGGCTTAG
- a CDS encoding helix-turn-helix domain-containing protein, whose product MIILVVDRATMQNKNYKEDFLLKFGENFGKIRRSKSLSFRSLSQKCDIDYADLNKIERGKRNITLTTIIELARGLDIHARELFDFSFTLKDLEK is encoded by the coding sequence TTGATCATCTTAGTTGTAGATAGGGCTACAATGCAGAACAAAAATTACAAAGAAGACTTTTTACTTAAGTTTGGAGAGAATTTCGGCAAGATTCGGCGGAGTAAAAGTTTAAGTTTTAGATCCTTATCGCAAAAATGCGATATAGATTATGCAGATCTAAACAAAATTGAAAGAGGAAAGAGAAATATTACGCTTACCACTATAATTGAGTTAGCAAGAGGACTTGATATTCACGCTCGAGAATTATTTGATTTTAGCTTTACTCTAAAAGATTTGGAAAAATAA
- a CDS encoding cupin domain-containing protein — MKYSILTLIFFAPLFIAAQSSDYKVSSYKTEGTKAPNTHYIGEAWLNPLIHDDEELGYNITKATFKANSTLDWHKHGSVQVLVIVDGEAYYQEKGKKPIILKEGDVIRCEKETEHWHSSTKECDVTYLAFYSGEKPTEWTEVLTQDYYDQVPKMLETKSQN, encoded by the coding sequence ATGAAATATTCAATTCTTACACTGATATTTTTCGCTCCATTATTTATAGCTGCCCAAAGTTCTGATTATAAAGTATCTTCCTATAAGACAGAAGGAACTAAGGCACCCAATACTCATTACATTGGAGAAGCTTGGTTAAATCCTCTAATTCACGATGATGAAGAATTAGGTTACAACATTACCAAAGCAACCTTCAAAGCTAACTCAACTTTAGATTGGCACAAACACGGTTCTGTTCAAGTTTTAGTAATTGTAGATGGTGAAGCCTACTATCAAGAAAAGGGTAAAAAGCCTATAATTCTAAAAGAGGGAGATGTAATTAGATGCGAAAAAGAAACTGAGCATTGGCACTCATCTACTAAAGAATGTGATGTTACATATTTAGCATTCTATAGCGGAGAAAAACCAACAGAATGGACAGAAGTCTTAACTCAGGACTATTACGATCAAGTTCCTAAAATGCTAGAAACTAAATCACAAAATTAA
- a CDS encoding HEPN domain-containing protein produces MSIEITLYTKKATKSSLIKYLRDHDFYKVKHFIDSFNDENNLHYMWFGSKNNESTTGVESTIIKVDNDLKKQFKCSDWILHTRTKSNGSFEDKAKQNEIIKSARKQFGGTFYNDGYGTNRYIDLNDYPRFQPHEKAISNIRENALEKLFQITNSVENYENSLSDNLQSINIPALKDLLKTKDPSVTLYNSLIPFLVSVIEYFFGEIFIAIIRYDPVAKELIAKENFKIGISEVVKIENKEKSIEESVAENYNFQNLDSINKVYNKFVQIDIFSILSKRKKVNGKILRILNKLEDLINSRHNIIHNLEFNYELTKNDYLTYVKTVEKMVEMIVDELENQRKLNIER; encoded by the coding sequence ATGAGCATAGAAATAACACTTTATACAAAGAAAGCAACAAAATCTAGTTTGATCAAATATTTACGAGATCACGATTTTTATAAAGTAAAACACTTCATAGACTCTTTTAATGATGAAAACAATCTTCATTATATGTGGTTCGGCTCAAAAAATAATGAATCAACTACTGGAGTAGAATCAACAATCATTAAAGTAGATAATGACTTAAAAAAACAGTTTAAATGCTCAGACTGGATTTTGCACACAAGAACAAAATCCAATGGAAGTTTTGAAGATAAAGCGAAACAAAACGAGATAATAAAAAGTGCTAGAAAGCAGTTCGGAGGAACATTTTATAATGATGGATATGGAACAAACAGATATATTGACTTAAATGACTATCCGAGATTTCAACCTCACGAAAAAGCAATTTCTAATATAAGAGAGAATGCATTAGAAAAGCTATTTCAAATTACCAATAGTGTAGAGAATTACGAAAACTCGCTAAGCGATAATTTACAGAGTATTAATATTCCTGCATTGAAAGATTTACTGAAGACTAAAGATCCAAGCGTAACTTTATATAATAGTTTAATCCCATTTCTAGTATCGGTAATTGAGTATTTCTTCGGAGAAATTTTTATAGCAATTATAAGATATGATCCCGTTGCGAAGGAATTAATTGCTAAAGAAAACTTTAAAATCGGAATTTCGGAAGTTGTGAAAATTGAAAATAAAGAAAAATCAATTGAGGAGAGCGTAGCTGAGAACTATAATTTTCAAAATCTCGATAGTATAAATAAAGTTTACAATAAGTTTGTTCAAATAGATATATTTTCAATTCTAAGTAAACGAAAAAAAGTTAACGGTAAAATTTTAAGAATTTTAAATAAGCTAGAGGATTTAATTAACTCACGACATAATATTATTCACAACTTGGAATTTAACTATGAATTGACAAAAAATGACTATCTAACTTATGTGAAAACCGTTGAAAAAATGGTTGAAATGATTGTTGATGAGCTAGAAAACCAAAGAAAATTAAATATCGAAAGGTAA
- a CDS encoding endonuclease/exonuclease/phosphatase family protein, with protein MKILFLKKLTWILIVGVLFASILPNIISNYWFIDIFSNFKLQYLIISIFLFLISLLFFNKKVLALILLISTILWNGYFIAPYYFSDNTALKSKKQVKISSINLLSSNSEIDLVQNYIFEEDPDILILMEFTPNWQFKLNPIIDNYKYKKLVPRNDNFGIALLSKYEMNSSIDYFELNDKPSIVADLNIGSDQFSLVATHPIPPINQHTFENRNKQLSNILNKRSKFSERLIIAGDFNTSSFSNHFSKLTNGDLKDSRIGFGLLPTWPANYLMLQTTLDHFLISKNLEVIERSTGKNIGSDHLPINIIIGVN; from the coding sequence ATGAAAATATTGTTTTTAAAGAAACTGACATGGATATTAATAGTAGGAGTTTTATTCGCATCTATTCTTCCAAATATTATTTCTAATTATTGGTTTATTGACATATTTTCCAATTTCAAATTGCAATATTTAATAATATCAATCTTCCTATTTCTCATATCTTTATTATTTTTTAATAAGAAAGTTTTAGCCTTAATATTACTAATTTCAACCATATTATGGAACGGCTATTTTATTGCTCCTTACTATTTTAGTGATAATACTGCTCTTAAATCTAAAAAACAGGTCAAAATTTCAAGTATTAATTTGCTCTCAAGTAATTCAGAAATTGATTTAGTTCAAAATTATATATTTGAAGAAGATCCAGATATTTTGATCCTAATGGAATTCACTCCAAATTGGCAATTCAAACTAAATCCAATAATTGACAATTATAAATATAAAAAATTAGTTCCGAGAAATGACAATTTTGGAATTGCTCTATTGAGCAAATATGAAATGAACAGTTCTATTGATTATTTCGAGCTTAATGACAAGCCTTCAATAGTTGCAGATCTAAATATTGGGAGTGATCAATTTTCATTGGTAGCTACACACCCAATTCCTCCTATAAATCAACATACGTTTGAAAATAGAAATAAACAACTTTCTAATATTTTGAACAAAAGATCTAAGTTTTCAGAAAGGTTGATTATTGCAGGAGATTTTAATACTTCATCATTCTCCAATCATTTTAGTAAACTTACAAATGGAGATCTAAAAGATAGTAGAATTGGTTTTGGACTTTTACCAACTTGGCCGGCAAACTATCTAATGTTACAAACAACATTAGACCATTTCCTTATTTCGAAAAATTTAGAGGTGATAGAAAGATCAACCGGTAAGAATATAGGTTCTGACCATTTACCAATTAATATCATAATTGGAGTTAATTAA